The genomic segment GTAACCTCAACCAAGCGTCCATCCGGTGAGGTCCCTGAAAATTTCAGCCCAGCCTCTTCCAATTCCTTTCGATATTCGTTATTCATTTCATAACGATGACGATGACGTTCATAAATAACGTTCTCTTGATATGAAGAATGGGCCTTACTCTCTCCTTCTAATTTTACAGGAGAAACACCAAGTCGCATCGTACCGCCTTTATCTTCAATATCCTTTTGCTCAGGCAGGATATCAATGACAGGATATGCTGTGTCTTCATTAAATTCCGTGCTATTTGCACCTTCCATTTTACAAACATTGCGAGCAAATTCGATAATCGCACATTGCATCCCTAAGCAAATTCCTAAGAAAGGAACTTTATTTTCACGGGCATAGCGAATGGCCTCAATTTTTCCTTCAATTCCTCGATTGCCAAACCCACCCGGTACAAGAATTCCTTTTACGCCTTCAAGAAGTTCTTCTGCCGTTTTTTCTTCAATTTCCTCCGAGTTTACCCATTTGATTTTAACTTTTGCTGAATGCTCAGTCGCAGCATGACGAAGCGCTTCGGCTACACTGAGATAAGCATCCGGTAATTCAACATATTTTCCTACAATTGCAATCTCAACTTCACGAGTTGGCGCTTTAATTCGCTCAACCATCGCCTTCCACTCGGTCATATCTGCTACCGGAGCTTCCAAGCCAAAATGACGAAGTACGATATCATCCAGCCCCTCCTTCTGAAGGGTTAGAGGTACTTCATAAATGGTCGGGGCATCCACGGTTTGAACAATCGATTCCAAATCTATATCACAGAGAAGTGCTAACTTTTCTTTCATCTCCTGGGAAATTTCATGTTCAGCGCGGCAAACCAAAACATTGGGCATAATTCCTAGTCCACGCAGTTCCTTCACTGAATGCTGAGTCGGCTTGGTTTTGAGTTCTTTTGACGCCGCAAGGTAAGGGACCAAGGTTACGTGAAGATAAAGCACATTCTCACGACCAATATCGCTCCGCATCTGGCGAATCGCTTCAATAAAGGGCTGTGATTCAATATCTCCTACCGTTCCACCGATTTCAGTAATGACAACATCCGGATGGGATTCCCGGGCTACCCGATAAATCCGTTCCTTGATTTCATTAGTGATATGCGGAATAACCTGAACCGTACCTCCGAGATAATCCCCTCTCCGCTCTTTGTTAAGAACCGTCCAGTAGATTTTACCTGTTGTTACATTACTGCTTTTAGAGACTGGAACATCAATAAAGCGCTCATAATGGCCAAGATCCAAATCGGTTTCTGCTCCATCATCCGTTACGAACACCTCACCATGTTGGTAAGGGCTCATCGTTCCAGGGTCGATGTTAATGTAGGGATCAAACTTCTGAATTGCAATCTTTAGTCCCCTATTCTTCAGTAGACACCCAAGAGAAGCCGCCGTAATCCCCTTACCTAAAGAAGATACGACCCCACCCGTTACAAAAATAAACTTCGTCATGTTTCCCTATCCTTTCTCGACCTATTTCTAAGAAAACTTTTAAAAAAATTAAAATTTAACAGCTAAGTTATTCACTACAAGAGCAAAAAACATAAAAAAAGCTAGTCCGCAAGACGCACTAGCTTTATTTTTACCCACTGTTCTTAATTCTAGCCATATTAATCGACACTGTCAATACAGATATCGACAGAAACCCATTTAAACCATGAATTAATTCCAAGAATCTTCCTTCGAGCGTTTAGATGCCCTTTTATTCTTATAGGAGACTTCCGGTAACTCATGCGCGTCTCCCTCTTCTTCATCCGGCTCTCCCTCAAAGTCTTCTTCTAGTAACAGATCTTTTTCCTCATCCGCCTCGTCATCATCCTCAACTGCGTTCTTACTTAATGAGCCAACCGACTTTCGTGAACCTTTGCTCGTAACCCAAGCTCGAAGACCCCATTCCCCTTTGCCCAGGTAGGTAAAACGGGTGTCCAAATTAATTTCTGTTAGTACCTCCGAAACCTTCCCCGGTTCAAATGGGAGATTTCTCGCCTTAAGAACCCCTTGAATTAAATCCTGATAATTCATCGAATGACCTTGGACTAGGAGAAGATGATAGGCAATATCCGAATTAGACGATTGTGATTTCGGTATGAATGGATGGGTCAAATAATTCCACCGCCCTTCCCTACAGATCGAGCTAAAATTTAAATCATTATATTCGACCCATCCCTAAAAATTTCCTGCATCACCTAAAAAGAATTAATACGCGGAATAATTACATACGTTCTGGCGCCGTCACGCCAAGAATCCTCAGAACGTTAGCTAACACTTGTTTTGCCGAATGAATTAATGATAAACGTGCTTTCCGCAAACTTTCATCATCAACAAGTACCCGTTGACTGTTATAAAAAGTATGGAACAACGATGCCAAATCTAAAACATAGCGTGCCATCCGATGAGGCTCTCTTAAACGCGCTGCAATACTAATCTCTGAGGGTAAATCGGCTAGTTTTTTCAGCAGTTCACGTTCCTCATTGCTATCTAAACGAGCTAGCTCATCTTGCGAAGGGATCCCAGAGTATGCATACCCTAATTCCTCGGCTTGTCGAAGAATACTGCACATACGCGCATGTGCATATTGAACATAATAAACCGGATTATCTGAAGACTCAGCCTTGGCTAAATCGAGATCAAATTCCACCGTTGAATCTGGATCCCGCAAAATGAAGAAGAAACGAGCCGCATCCTTACCCACTTCATCCAATAACTCACGTAACGAAATATATTTCCCCGAACGTTTAGACATCTTCACCACTTCGCCATCTTGGATCAGACGTACAAGTTGCATCAAAATAATCTCTAGTTTTTCCGGATCGTAATCGAGTGCCGACATTGCCCCCTTCATCCGGGCTACATGGCCATGATGATCGGCTCCCCAGATATTAATAACTTGGTCAAACCCTCGTTCAAATTTATTCCGATGATAGGCTATATCTGCCGCAAAGTAAGTTGGAGTTCCATTGCTGCGAACAACCACCTCATCCTTTTCATCTCCGAAAAGAGTAGACTTCAGCCAAAGGGCGCCTTCCTTCTCATAAATATATTCTTTCTTCTCAAGGTCCTCCATAGATTGCTTGACGGCTCCCGAGTCATGAAGGGATTGTTCACTGAACCAAACATCATAATGCACACCTATATCAGCGAGTGTCTCTCGAATATGAGTTAGTTTTTCCTCCAGAGCGTAGCGAACTAAGAATTCACGGCGAAGCTCCGCCTCAACATTGAGATATTTATCCCCGACCTTAGCAATTAGGCCTTTAACGGTATCAATCAGATCTTCCCCATGATATCCCCCTTCAGGGAAAGGAACATCCTGTCCTAGCTGTTGAAGATAACGTGCTTCTAACGAGAGGGCAAAATTATGAATTTGGTTTCCTGCATCATTAATATAAAATTCACGGCTTACTTCATAACCAGCCATGGCAAGAAGAGAAGCTAGACTATCTCCTAACGCTGCACCCCGAGCATTTCCCATATGGAGAAGTCCTGTCGGATTAGCACTTACAAACTCAACCTGAACTTTCTGCCCTTTTCCAAGGTTAACTTTGCCGTAATCCTCTCCCTGGCTTAGAACCTGAGGGATCACGCCGGTCAACCAAGTTGGATCTAACTTAAAATTAATAAAACCAGGACCCGCAATTTCACTGGCTTCAATCCAGGTTCCTTCCGTATCGATATGCTTAATCAGTATTGCTGCAATTTCACGAGGAGACTTATGCGCTTGTTTCGTTAAAACCATCGCTAAGTTTGTCGCTAAATCGCCATGTTGTTTTTCCCGAGGTTCTTCTAGGACAAAATTCGGTAAACTTTCAAAAGACAATTCCCCAGCTGTTTGCGCAGATTGAGCCGCCTGAGTTAAGTTGGCTAAAACCTTTTCTTTAATTCCTTCATATAAACTCATTGAGGAGTATCCTCCTTTATTAAAATCATTAGAGTATTTTGACTGATCTTCTTATCATCAGCAAATAGCTTATATTTTAGAGTAATATGTCCGCCAAGCTCTGTCAAGCTAATCTCCATTTCTTCCGCTAGTGCGCCCAAATAAAATGAAGCAAATGGGGTCACATAAGTCGAATGATGAAGAACGTCTTTTTCGAAAATTTGCCGTTGCTCTGCAGCCCCCATCCGATTTAAAGTCAGTTTATTCTTCTCGACCCTCAATGCTGTCGAAACTCCGACCATTCCCGTCACCTCGGATTCTTGGTAGACAATATAATAATCCCCTTGTCGCTTATAAAACGAACCCATGACTTGGGAATCCTGCTTATCCTCTCTTCCATCGGGATAAACTTGTATTCCTTTCACCTGGATTCGTGCCGACTTACGCAATAACTTTCCCCTTCCCTTTCCTTTATCCATATTTTCTATAAAAATTATAGCTCAAAATAGCTTGTTCTGTCAGATATTCTTTTTTAAAAAGATTAGAGGGGGTAAATCTACCCCCTCTAATCTTCCCATTATTTTTGTTTTCTTAACCTTACTGCAGATATTCTCCACGAGGAGTCTTTATAATCCGCTGAATCTTCTCTTCAAGGCCGCTTTCTGCATTTACATAAACTAGATATTCTTCACCCTGATACGTCCCCCGAAATTCATAAGCCAATACTTCACGATTGCCTAACACCGGAATGACCGCTAGACCGGTCTCCTTAATTTGAAAGCCGCTCCGCAACTTTGTTTTAGCTTGTTCAGCAGATATTTTGGACTTCAGGTTTCGTGTATGATGATAAGCATAATATGGAGTCGCATCATACGCCGTAATCTGTCCATTATCTAAGGCAACGGTTAAGCGTATTTTATCTGGATAGTGACGTACCTTAGCCACTTCATCGATGACTTCAAGCCGAATATAACCCCCATAATCCTCTACCGAGGTGGGTACCAACGTCCACCCTAAGCCCTTTAATGTCGTCATCGCCTTGCTTTTCGCTTGGTCAGCAGTCAAAGTCCGTTCCTGAAGTGTTCTTTGATCCCAGAACTCAGTAACTACTCCACCCCTTTTACTCACCGTTAGGCTAATATCCCCTTGCTTCCAAAGATATCCTCCCAGCGGTCCTGAACTTACCCCCGCAAATTCCAAATTTACACCTGGTGAACCCACTTTCGCTAAGAAGTCATTGGCTACGTTAAGCGCCTGATCCTTAGTAATGTCTTGTTTGGGCAATCCGAGCGGCTCCGCCACAGAGCGAGTTGCAAATTCTCCAGTATAAGAAAAAGGGGGTAACTTCTGCAGACTCGCATTCAGTTGATCCAAACCCGCTCGCACTGAACTTGGCTGAACATCCTGACCCTCGGCTGAGGCTTCTGCTACCTGAGCTTTACCCCAACTCAACCTTTGCCGCAGAGTCGTCGGTTTATTCGTCCAAGCTAGATTTTCCGTATCCACACGCACTAACAAATCCTGAACCTGGCGGTTCATCGTTTGTACCCGATCATGGACATCTGCTAGTGTTTTCTCTTCTTCAGTCGTTAAATTTGTTCCAATAGCCACCTTCTGCGCAGCATTTCGCGTGAAATCTCCTACTTGATTCACAAACTGCCCAACATAACTCAACCCCGATTCCTCTGCTGGAATTTGGGCTAAATCCTTCATCGTAGCTTCACTATGGCTCCCTGCCTGACTCAAATATAGCACCTTTTGATTCGTAGTTGAAGCAACCTGACCTTTTGCTAAATCCGTTTCGAGTTGATCCAACTGACTCGCTAAATCTCGAAAAGCGCGCTGATTCTGATTTTCTGTAGCCTGCCTTAACTCTCCCGCTTGCCGGTATTCATTCCATCCCCAGCCTAAAGAAAGGACAAGCGCAATCGCCAATACACCATACCAAAACTTTCTGTTCATCCTTTTCCCTCCTAGCGCGTGAAGATATGATTTCCGATTTGGAGAATTTGCGGTCTGGACCAAATATATTTATTCTTAGTTTTAGCGGGATTGAAGAAAAAGAGCGCACCCTGTGAGGGATCTGATCCATTAGCCGCTTCTTGAGCCGCTTTTATGGCTGATGCTGTTGGTGGGAGATTGATTTGCCCATCATCCACGCTTGAAAATGCCCTTGGCTGATAAATAATATCAGCAACTGTATTCGGGAAAGCAGGATCCTTAATTCGATTTAAGATAACCGCTGCCACAGCCACTTGCCCTTTGTAAGGTTCCCCTCTGGCCTCCGCGCTCACGCATCGAGCTAAGAGATTAATATCCACGTTTTTTGAGCCGACCAGTTTGCCTGAAGCAGTTGTACTTTCGCTGGTCAATCGTTTTAATTCTGTGATCGTAGCCGTTCCTGCCAAGCCATCAACTTTCAAGCCATGATCTTGTTGAAATTTACGGACGGCAGTCTGAGTCTGTGATCCAAATTTCCCATCAAGCGAACCGACTGGATAGCCCAGCTGTGCCAGGCGTTTTTGCAGTTCTGTGACTTCTGGTCCGTTAGAGCCCTTGCTCAATAGTCGATCGCCCAAGGCCCCATACGCCACACTTGTCAGAACTAAAGCTAGAATTAAGGCAAGCCCCCCGACCCAAAGTTTCTTGCGTGTCATACTTTCTCACCTCACTCAAAGATTTCTCCTTTAGTGTGGCTAACTTTTGGTTCAATTATCCATAACAAAAAAACAAGGGATCTAGTCCCTTGTTTTTCTCACTCTTTACTTTCAATATAAAAATCGCATCAAAATCTTGCTATGAGATGAAACGAAGAATATATTTCCACGTTTCTACAGATTTCCTTCGTAAACACGTTTAAATTCGTTTACAGCGCCTTGAACGTCGGCTTCTTTCCCCATCTCATGCAAAGTCTCCCCGACAAGCTCTATGGCTTTAACAAAATTAGCCTCTACAACATTACCCATATGGCCAATCCGGAACGCTTTACCTGCTAGTGAGGCTAAAGAACCTGCAATGATCATTCCTTTAGCAGCTAACTTCGAACGGAATTCCGCATCATTAACCCCTTCAGGATAGAGAATACAACTCAAGGTTGGTGCTGCAACTTCTTCGGAAGCTAAAGGTTTCATGCCATAGACAGCTAAGCCTGCTCGGACGGCTTTGCCCAATGCAGCGTGACGACGATAGCGAGTATCTAAGCCTTCATTGATTACCATTTCCAACCCTTTTTCAAAAGCATAGATCATGTTAACCGGTGGAGTTGCATAATACTTTCCAGGATCCTGCATAATCGGGATCCAATTTTTGATATCGGCATAATATCCCAAAACACTTTCTCTCGCTTCACGAGCAGCAAGCGCCTTCGGACCAAAAGCAACAATCGCCAATCCCGGTGGAACACCGATTGCTTTTTGAGATCCTGTTAAAACCACATCAAGCCGATATTCGGCATTTCCGTATTCCTTCTGCATATCCTCTTCAATTGCGGCTGATGCACAAACTCCATCCAAAATGAAAAGCGCTCCACTTTTCTTTACAGCGGGCACCAGCTCATCAAGGTTAGCCACGACGCCAGTCGAAGTATCCACGTGGGTTACAGTTACTGCTTTATAGTGACCTTCTGCGCATTTCCTTTCAACTTCTGCAGCATCGACATGCTGACCCCATTCAGCTTGAATCGTATCCACTTGAATACCAAATGCTTTAGCTAAGGTCGTAAAACGATCACTAAAGAAACCATGACTAACAACTAATAATTTTTCACCTGGAGCCACCGTATTCATGATGGCAATTTCCATGGATAATGTCCCGGATCCAGCTACAACAAAAACCTCGCCATCTGTATTGTTAAACAGTTGTCGGGTCATTTCCAAGCTATTCTTGAAGATTTTGACGAACCTAGCATCAGTATGAGCCATGGTCTCACCAGCTAAAGCTTTGTAAATGTCGTCGTGGACCGGTGTCGGACCTGGGATGAGTAATAATTCCCGATTTGGCATTAAAATTTTCCTCCTTAGATTGGTATATAATTACAATTAAAGTTAATTATAATCCTCTTAAAACTAATTTTTTCCCAAAAAGGCCCCATCCTGTATCTATTTTAAGGTTATAACTATCATCCAAGTTTAATAGAGATAAATGGATATATACTCTAACTTGACCATTAAGCAGAACTTCCTTGTAAGTGTTGACGTCAGCTTTAGTTTCATCCGGACAACCCAATTGTATTCTTGGGTGACGCAAATTAGCTAATGCATTCCCACCATTCAGTAAAATGTACTTTTGAGCCTCAGAGGTAACCATTAAATTCATACCATTCCTCCTATAACTAACGTTATCACATTCTAAATGCCCTGTCCAGGTGGACAAATGTCTACTGATAAAAAATCTAAGGTCAAAAGATCGGATTCAACCTATCTTTTGACCTTATTGTATTAAAACTCTGCGTTCTTTACCGTCCTTGGGAAAGCAATAACGTCTCGGATGTTCGAAATACCTGTCAAGTACATTATGATTCGCTCAAAGCCCAGGCCATATCCCGCATGATGGGTTCCTCCATATTTACGCAAATCAAGATACCAGCTGTAATCCTCTTGCTTAAGTCCAAGTTCCTTCATTCTTTTCTCTAAAGCCTCTAAACGCTCTTCACGCTGACTACCGCCAATAATTTCTCCAATACCAGGAACAAGAAGATCCATCGCTGCAACCGTCTTCTGATCTTCATTCATTCTCATATAAAAAGCTTTAATATCTTTAGGATAATCGATAACAAAAATAGGTTTTTTAAAGACTT from the Desulfitobacterium metallireducens DSM 15288 genome contains:
- a CDS encoding CTP synthase translates to MTKFIFVTGGVVSSLGKGITAASLGCLLKNRGLKIAIQKFDPYINIDPGTMSPYQHGEVFVTDDGAETDLDLGHYERFIDVPVSKSSNVTTGKIYWTVLNKERRGDYLGGTVQVIPHITNEIKERIYRVARESHPDVVITEIGGTVGDIESQPFIEAIRQMRSDIGRENVLYLHVTLVPYLAASKELKTKPTQHSVKELRGLGIMPNVLVCRAEHEISQEMKEKLALLCDIDLESIVQTVDAPTIYEVPLTLQKEGLDDIVLRHFGLEAPVADMTEWKAMVERIKAPTREVEIAIVGKYVELPDAYLSVAEALRHAATEHSAKVKIKWVNSEEIEEKTAEELLEGVKGILVPGGFGNRGIEGKIEAIRYARENKVPFLGICLGMQCAIIEFARNVCKMEGANSTEFNEDTAYPVIDILPEQKDIEDKGGTMRLGVSPVKLEGESKAHSSYQENVIYERHRHRYEMNNEYRKELEEAGLKFSGTSPDGRLVEVTEYPEHPWFVASQYHPEFKSRPNRPHPLFRDFVNAALK
- the rpoE gene encoding DNA-directed RNA polymerase subunit delta, producing the protein MTHPFIPKSQSSNSDIAYHLLLVQGHSMNYQDLIQGVLKARNLPFEPGKVSEVLTEINLDTRFTYLGKGEWGLRAWVTSKGSRKSVGSLSKNAVEDDDEADEEKDLLLEEDFEGEPDEEEGDAHELPEVSYKNKRASKRSKEDSWN
- the argS gene encoding arginine--tRNA ligase, which gives rise to MSLYEGIKEKVLANLTQAAQSAQTAGELSFESLPNFVLEEPREKQHGDLATNLAMVLTKQAHKSPREIAAILIKHIDTEGTWIEASEIAGPGFINFKLDPTWLTGVIPQVLSQGEDYGKVNLGKGQKVQVEFVSANPTGLLHMGNARGAALGDSLASLLAMAGYEVSREFYINDAGNQIHNFALSLEARYLQQLGQDVPFPEGGYHGEDLIDTVKGLIAKVGDKYLNVEAELRREFLVRYALEEKLTHIRETLADIGVHYDVWFSEQSLHDSGAVKQSMEDLEKKEYIYEKEGALWLKSTLFGDEKDEVVVRSNGTPTYFAADIAYHRNKFERGFDQVINIWGADHHGHVARMKGAMSALDYDPEKLEIILMQLVRLIQDGEVVKMSKRSGKYISLRELLDEVGKDAARFFFILRDPDSTVEFDLDLAKAESSDNPVYYVQYAHARMCSILRQAEELGYAYSGIPSQDELARLDSNEERELLKKLADLPSEISIAARLREPHRMARYVLDLASLFHTFYNSQRVLVDDESLRKARLSLIHSAKQVLANVLRILGVTAPERM
- a CDS encoding DUF1934 domain-containing protein, with product MKGIQVYPDGREDKQDSQVMGSFYKRQGDYYIVYQESEVTGMVGVSTALRVEKNKLTLNRMGAAEQRQIFEKDVLHHSTYVTPFASFYLGALAEEMEISLTELGGHITLKYKLFADDKKISQNTLMILIKEDTPQ
- a CDS encoding PepSY1/2 domain-containing protein, with product MNRKFWYGVLAIALVLSLGWGWNEYRQAGELRQATENQNQRAFRDLASQLDQLETDLAKGQVASTTNQKVLYLSQAGSHSEATMKDLAQIPAEESGLSYVGQFVNQVGDFTRNAAQKVAIGTNLTTEEEKTLADVHDRVQTMNRQVQDLLVRVDTENLAWTNKPTTLRQRLSWGKAQVAEASAEGQDVQPSSVRAGLDQLNASLQKLPPFSYTGEFATRSVAEPLGLPKQDITKDQALNVANDFLAKVGSPGVNLEFAGVSSGPLGGYLWKQGDISLTVSKRGGVVTEFWDQRTLQERTLTADQAKSKAMTTLKGLGWTLVPTSVEDYGGYIRLEVIDEVAKVRHYPDKIRLTVALDNGQITAYDATPYYAYHHTRNLKSKISAEQAKTKLRSGFQIKETGLAVIPVLGNREVLAYEFRGTYQGEEYLVYVNAESGLEEKIQRIIKTPRGEYLQ
- the sleB gene encoding spore cortex-lytic enzyme translates to MTRKKLWVGGLALILALVLTSVAYGALGDRLLSKGSNGPEVTELQKRLAQLGYPVGSLDGKFGSQTQTAVRKFQQDHGLKVDGLAGTATITELKRLTSESTTASGKLVGSKNVDINLLARCVSAEARGEPYKGQVAVAAVILNRIKDPAFPNTVADIIYQPRAFSSVDDGQINLPPTASAIKAAQEAANGSDPSQGALFFFNPAKTKNKYIWSRPQILQIGNHIFTR
- a CDS encoding pyridoxal-phosphate-dependent aminotransferase family protein gives rise to the protein MPNRELLLIPGPTPVHDDIYKALAGETMAHTDARFVKIFKNSLEMTRQLFNNTDGEVFVVAGSGTLSMEIAIMNTVAPGEKLLVVSHGFFSDRFTTLAKAFGIQVDTIQAEWGQHVDAAEVERKCAEGHYKAVTVTHVDTSTGVVANLDELVPAVKKSGALFILDGVCASAAIEEDMQKEYGNAEYRLDVVLTGSQKAIGVPPGLAIVAFGPKALAAREARESVLGYYADIKNWIPIMQDPGKYYATPPVNMIYAFEKGLEMVINEGLDTRYRRHAALGKAVRAGLAVYGMKPLASEEVAAPTLSCILYPEGVNDAEFRSKLAAKGMIIAGSLASLAGKAFRIGHMGNVVEANFVKAIELVGETLHEMGKEADVQGAVNEFKRVYEGNL